The nucleotide sequence CGCAGCGCCCGCCATCGGGTCCCGTCCGACCAGCTCGCCTCGGGACCGGCCACGTAGAGAACGCCCTCGTGGCCGAGCGCCGCCAGGTGCGCCGCGGCCTGGCGCATCCCGTGGACGTTGTCCGTCACAACACAGCTGACCTCGGGGATCGTGCGGTTGAGCAGGACGACGACCTTCTGTTTGGCCGTCATGCGCAACGCCGAGTCACTCATCCGCGAGCTGGCGATCACGAAACCGTCCACCCGGGGAAGCTCCTGGTCGACGGTTCGTCGTTCCACGGCGGCCGATTCGCGCGTGTGGGACAGGGTGAGCAGGTAGCCCGCCTCGTCGGCCGCCGCGTAGGCCCCCTTGATGATCTCGCCGTAGTACGGGTTCGTGACGTCGGAGATGACCAGCCCGATCGTCCTCGTGCGCACGGGGTCGGGGGCGCGTCCGTCCAGCCGGCCGGCCCGGTAGCCGACACGCTCGGCCGCCTCGAAGATCTGGCGCGCGGTCTCGGCGGCGACCCGGCCTGGCCGGGCGTAGGCGCGCGAGACCGTGGACGCTGCGACCCCCGCCTCGCGGGCCACGTCGTAGATCGTCGGACGCTGCTGCACTGATGCAGGGTAAGGCGCCACGTCCGGGGCGGCGCGCACGCTCAGGGACCGCCCAGCTCGGTCACCTGCGCGACCACTGCCGCCACCAGCTCGCCGTCCCGGCCCAGCCCGGGACCGAGAAGGTCGAGCACCAGGCGGGCGGCCTCGGGCAGCGGGGCCCGGGCCGCGGCGACCGCCCGGCCCGCCTCGGCGTCGCGTACCGATGCCGTCCCCTCCCGCAGGTGCAGCATCCAGGCGGCGATCACCCGGGCTCCGCCCCGCGCCACCACGCCGCGGGCGCGTTCGGCGCGCAGGACCGGCAGGATGCGCACCGGAAGCTTCTGGGAGCCGTCGACGGCGATCTGCGCGAGCAGGTGCCGGATGCGCGGGTTCTCGAAGCGACCCAGCAACGCCTGTCGGTAGGAGTCGAGCTCGGTTCCGGGCAGGCCCAGGTGGCGGGACGCCTCGGCCCACCACTCGATCAACCATCCGCGACAGCGTGGGTCGGCGACAGC is from Parafrankia discariae and encodes:
- a CDS encoding LacI family DNA-binding transcriptional regulator; translated protein: MQQRPTIYDVAREAGVAASTVSRAYARPGRVAAETARQIFEAAERVGYRAGRLDGRAPDPVRTRTIGLVISDVTNPYYGEIIKGAYAAADEAGYLLTLSHTRESAAVERRTVDQELPRVDGFVIASSRMSDSALRMTAKQKVVVLLNRTIPEVSCVVTDNVHGMRQAAAHLAALGHEGVLYVAGPEASWSDGTRWRALRELGPELGLDIRRIGPQVPTVRSGFAAARRVAEAGVTAVISYNDQLAIGVMKGLRSLGLAVPRDVSVVGFDNIVYDEIIDPGLTTVAAPLHQMGATGVRNCLAVIRGVRSSGSPLVLPVTLVRRGSTASRRHA